The Salvelinus alpinus chromosome 21, SLU_Salpinus.1, whole genome shotgun sequence genome has a segment encoding these proteins:
- the LOC139547925 gene encoding 60S ribosomal export protein NMD3 isoform X1 has product MGFELFMKQLHSGKREERTGSFCHQEVVCRHHPAPPFQFVLEKRGGSQRVDELTFFLTATSKPFIMEYMQAPATSSQGNILCCTCGIPIPPNPANMCVSCLRTTVDISEGIPKQVNLHFCKQCERYLQPPASWVQCALESRELLALCLKKLKGNMTKVRLIDAGFLWTEPHSKRIKLKVTIQKEVMNGAILQQVFVVEFVIQGQMCDDCHRVEAKDFWNSVVQVRQKTSHKKTFYYLEQLILKHKLHQNALNIKEINEGIDFYYATKQHAQKMVDFLQCTVPCRSKTSQRLISHDIHSNTFNYKSTYSIEIVPVCKDNVVCLSPRLAQSLGNMGQVCVCARVTSTIHLIDPNTLQIAEVDGGTYWRNPFNSLVSPRQLEEFIVMDTDIIRNQKLGAGAGMRSNKHTLAEVWVQKTSEMDTAQQYHCRTHLGHLLNIGDMVQGFDFANSNVNDEFLNKMNPSHIPDVVLIKKSYNRSKRVKRRNWKLKEMDKDREGMAPEDERQYQDFLEDLEEDEALRKNVNIFRDASKIPVESDTDDEGAPRISLMEMLEDLSLTDATGGEGANMLTE; this is encoded by the exons ATGGGATTTGAATTGTTTATGAAGCAACTGCACTCAGGCAAAAGAGAGGAACGGACTGGGTCCTTTTGCCACCAGGAAGTGGTGTGTCGTCATCATCCTGCTCCTCCTTTCCAGTTTGTGTTGGAGAAACGTGGAGGTTCGCAACGTGTAGATGAATTAACATTCT TTCTCACTGCTACATCCAAGCCATTTATAATGGAGTACATGCAAGCTCCTGCTACAAGCAGTCAGGGGAACAT CCTGTGCTGCACCTGTGGCATCCCCATCCCTCCAAACCCAGCCAACATGTGTGTGTCTTGCCTCAGGACCACAGTTGATATATCTGAGGGAATCCCCAAGCAAGTCAACCTGCACTTCTGCAAGCAGTGTGAACG GTACTTGCAGCCTCCAGCCTCCTGGGTGCAGTGTGCTCTAGAGTCCAGGGAACTGCTCGCCCTCTGCCTTAAAAAACTGAAGGGCAACATGACTAAA GTGCGTCTGATCGATGCTGGATTCCTGTGGACGGAACCCCACTCCAAGCGGATCAAGTTGAAGGTGACCATACagaaagag GTGATGAACGGAGCCATCCTGCAGCAGGTGTTTGTGGTGGAGTTTGTCATCCAGGGCCAGATGTGTGACGACTGCCACCGTGTCGAGGCCAAGGACTTCTGGAACTCTGTGGTGCAAGTCAGACAGAAG ACTTCTCACAAGAAGACCTTCTACTACCTGGAGCAGCTGATTCTCAAACACAAACTCCATCAGAACGCACTCAACATCAAGGAGATCAATG AGGGTATTGATTTCTACTATGCCACCAAGCAGCATGCTCAGAAGATGGTGGATTTTCTCCAGTGCACAGTCCCCTGCAG GTCGAAGACCTCCCAGCGCCTCATCTCCCATGACATCCACTCAAACACATTCAACTACAAGAGCACCTACTCCATTGAGATCGTTCCTGTTTGCAAG GACAACGTGGTGTGTCTGTCGCCGCGTCTGGCTCAGAGCCTGGGGAACatgggccaggtgtgtgtgtgcgcccgaGTCACCAGCACCATCCACCTGATCGACCCCAACACCctgcaga TCGCTGAGGTGGATGGGGGCACATACTGGCGCAACCCCTTCAACAGCCTCGTTAGCCCACGGCAACTGGAGGAGTTCATCGTCATGGATACTGACATCATCAGGAACCAGAAGCTGGGGGCGGGAGCAGGCATGAGGTCCAATAAG CACACTCTGGCTGAGGTGTGGGTGCAGAAGACCTCAGAGATGGACACTGCTCAGCAGTACCACTGTCGCACCCACCTGGGCCACCTGCTCAACATAGGAGACATGGTGCAGGG CTTTGACTTTGCCAATTCCAACGTTAATGACGAGTTTCTGAACAAGATGAACCCTAGTCATATTCCTGACGTG GTGCTGATTAAGAAGAGCTACAACCGCAGCAAGAGGGTGAAGCGCAGGAACTGGAAGCTGAAGGAGATGGACAAAGACAGAGAGGGCATGGCGCCTGAAGACGAGAG ACAATACCAGGACTTCCTAGAGGACCTGGAGGAAGACGAAGCCCTGAGAAAGAACGTCAACATCTTCAGAG ATGCGTCTAAGATCCCAGTGGAGAGTGACACGGATGACGAGGGTGCTCCTCGGATCTCTCTgatggagatgctggaggacctCAGCCTAACAGACGCCACCGGGGGAGAGGGAGCCAACATGCTGACCGAATAG
- the LOC139547925 gene encoding 60S ribosomal export protein NMD3 isoform X2 encodes MEYMQAPATSSQGNILCCTCGIPIPPNPANMCVSCLRTTVDISEGIPKQVNLHFCKQCERYLQPPASWVQCALESRELLALCLKKLKGNMTKVRLIDAGFLWTEPHSKRIKLKVTIQKEVMNGAILQQVFVVEFVIQGQMCDDCHRVEAKDFWNSVVQVRQKTSHKKTFYYLEQLILKHKLHQNALNIKEINEGIDFYYATKQHAQKMVDFLQCTVPCRSKTSQRLISHDIHSNTFNYKSTYSIEIVPVCKDNVVCLSPRLAQSLGNMGQVCVCARVTSTIHLIDPNTLQIAEVDGGTYWRNPFNSLVSPRQLEEFIVMDTDIIRNQKLGAGAGMRSNKHTLAEVWVQKTSEMDTAQQYHCRTHLGHLLNIGDMVQGFDFANSNVNDEFLNKMNPSHIPDVVLIKKSYNRSKRVKRRNWKLKEMDKDREGMAPEDERQYQDFLEDLEEDEALRKNVNIFRDASKIPVESDTDDEGAPRISLMEMLEDLSLTDATGGEGANMLTE; translated from the exons ATGGAGTACATGCAAGCTCCTGCTACAAGCAGTCAGGGGAACAT CCTGTGCTGCACCTGTGGCATCCCCATCCCTCCAAACCCAGCCAACATGTGTGTGTCTTGCCTCAGGACCACAGTTGATATATCTGAGGGAATCCCCAAGCAAGTCAACCTGCACTTCTGCAAGCAGTGTGAACG GTACTTGCAGCCTCCAGCCTCCTGGGTGCAGTGTGCTCTAGAGTCCAGGGAACTGCTCGCCCTCTGCCTTAAAAAACTGAAGGGCAACATGACTAAA GTGCGTCTGATCGATGCTGGATTCCTGTGGACGGAACCCCACTCCAAGCGGATCAAGTTGAAGGTGACCATACagaaagag GTGATGAACGGAGCCATCCTGCAGCAGGTGTTTGTGGTGGAGTTTGTCATCCAGGGCCAGATGTGTGACGACTGCCACCGTGTCGAGGCCAAGGACTTCTGGAACTCTGTGGTGCAAGTCAGACAGAAG ACTTCTCACAAGAAGACCTTCTACTACCTGGAGCAGCTGATTCTCAAACACAAACTCCATCAGAACGCACTCAACATCAAGGAGATCAATG AGGGTATTGATTTCTACTATGCCACCAAGCAGCATGCTCAGAAGATGGTGGATTTTCTCCAGTGCACAGTCCCCTGCAG GTCGAAGACCTCCCAGCGCCTCATCTCCCATGACATCCACTCAAACACATTCAACTACAAGAGCACCTACTCCATTGAGATCGTTCCTGTTTGCAAG GACAACGTGGTGTGTCTGTCGCCGCGTCTGGCTCAGAGCCTGGGGAACatgggccaggtgtgtgtgtgcgcccgaGTCACCAGCACCATCCACCTGATCGACCCCAACACCctgcaga TCGCTGAGGTGGATGGGGGCACATACTGGCGCAACCCCTTCAACAGCCTCGTTAGCCCACGGCAACTGGAGGAGTTCATCGTCATGGATACTGACATCATCAGGAACCAGAAGCTGGGGGCGGGAGCAGGCATGAGGTCCAATAAG CACACTCTGGCTGAGGTGTGGGTGCAGAAGACCTCAGAGATGGACACTGCTCAGCAGTACCACTGTCGCACCCACCTGGGCCACCTGCTCAACATAGGAGACATGGTGCAGGG CTTTGACTTTGCCAATTCCAACGTTAATGACGAGTTTCTGAACAAGATGAACCCTAGTCATATTCCTGACGTG GTGCTGATTAAGAAGAGCTACAACCGCAGCAAGAGGGTGAAGCGCAGGAACTGGAAGCTGAAGGAGATGGACAAAGACAGAGAGGGCATGGCGCCTGAAGACGAGAG ACAATACCAGGACTTCCTAGAGGACCTGGAGGAAGACGAAGCCCTGAGAAAGAACGTCAACATCTTCAGAG ATGCGTCTAAGATCCCAGTGGAGAGTGACACGGATGACGAGGGTGCTCCTCGGATCTCTCTgatggagatgctggaggacctCAGCCTAACAGACGCCACCGGGGGAGAGGGAGCCAACATGCTGACCGAATAG
- the LOC139547927 gene encoding uncharacterized protein produces the protein MHTHTHTHMVNSFFSYEVFSLLQLVMPPGKIGVILSGESTNCISFHMIDVVLSVLCVCLCSCPLCVPCCHYHCHPPPFSLSPSLYFSFFFSLSYLPIPPLLLPSLLSCSLCSFLCPSLSHPHPDQWSSMRMDFKYLKEYLDWLYYQYLLITGIYVLEPWEQSIFNSVLFSSMAMVIYTSYAFVPVHVCLAHKFFSGICGEQPESTMPLIN, from the coding sequence atgcatacacacacacacacacacatggtaaaCTCATTTTTCAGCTACGAAGTGTTTTCCCTCTTGCAATTGGTGATGCCTCCTGGGAAAATAGGGGTAATTCTATCAGGTGAGTCGACTAACTGTATATCTTTCCACATGAttgatgttgtgttgtctgtcttgtgtgtttgtttgtgttcatGTCCATTATGTGTCCCCTGCTGCCATTATCACTGCcaccctcctcctttctctctttctccctccctttatttctctttctttttctctctctcctatcttcctatccctcctctcctccttccctctctcttatcttgctctctctgttcctttctctgcccctccctctcccaTCCTCACCCTGACCAATGGAGCAGCATGAGGATGGACTTTAAATACCTGAAGGAGTACCTGGACTGGCTGTACTACCAGTACCTGCTCATCACAGGCATATATGTGCTTGAGCCCTGGGAGCAGTCCATCTTCaactctgtcctcttctcctccatgGCCATGGTCATCTACACCTCCTACGCCTTCGTGCCTGTACACGTGTGTCTGGCACACAAGTTCTTCTCCGGAATCTGCGGGGAACAGCCAGAAAGCACCATGCCACTCATAAACTAG